DNA from Evansella sp. LMS18:
GTTCAGATGCTTTAACCTCTCTTGCAATTTCTTTCCCGGAAGCGGAAGAACCGAGCCGCTGCTTCGCAAGCATTGTAAAAATATCTTTCACACGGGGAAATCCCTTTTTGAAAGTCTCCGTCGTCTCCAGCCAGTATAAGTAATCGAGGATCTCCAGCAGGTCCTTGCAGCCGTTTTCTCCCAGAACCCCTAAATCTGACAGGAGAATTTGGCCGGAATCTGTAATCTTTGGCTGCAGGGCAGGAGCTTGCTCCTGGACGGCATTGCCAAGGGAAAGGGCATGACTTAATGACTGGTGGATATGCAGCATAGACCTCTCCAGGCGTATACGTTCTGTCACCTTCTTAATTACTGAGATTACTTCGATCCTGTTAACAGGCTTCGTAACATAGTATTCCGTACCAAGTGAATAGGCTTTGCTAATAAGTTCTTTTGATTCCACCTGTGAGATCATAATAATTTTGCCGTTGAAAAATGGTTTTATGGTCCTGATTGTCTCAATTCCGTCAAGATTGGGCATTAGCAGGTCGATGAGAAGAATATCTGTCTTTTTAAAGGCGGAAATGTTATTACATAACTCAGACCCGTCATTAACTTCCCCTGTTACAGCTCCGAGATCCTCATCCTCAATAATCTCTGTTAACATGGAGCGGACTGCTGCGTCGTCATCAACAATGTAAAAGAACATCC
Protein-coding regions in this window:
- a CDS encoding response regulator, with amino-acid sequence MFFYIVDDDAAVRSMLTEIIEDEDLGAVTGEVNDGSELCNNISAFKKTDILLIDLLMPNLDGIETIRTIKPFFNGKIIMISQVESKELISKAYSLGTEYYVTKPVNRIEVISVIKKVTERIRLERSMLHIHQSLSHALSLGNAVQEQAPALQPKITDSGQILLSDLGVLGENGCKDLLEILDYLYWLETTETFKKGFPRVKDIFTMLAKQRLGSSASGKEIAREVKASEQRVRRTIFQSLNHLSSLGLDDFTNPIFESYAPKFFDFAIVRERMAELKNEQALSTTQIRINAKKFIQILYFEAKRLM